A stretch of Myroides oncorhynchi DNA encodes these proteins:
- the pheS gene encoding phenylalanine--tRNA ligase subunit alpha → MIDKIKEYIGEAEYFTTDNKETLEAFRIKFLSKKGILNDLFAHFKTVSNEQKKEFGQAINLLKNTVENKVKSIQDELESKDVQGLYGDLTRPGYPLDLGSRHPISLVKNQIVDIFNNIGFNISEGPEIEDDWHNFSALNFPEYHPARDMQDTFFVQTNPEQLLRTHTSSVQTRYMEKNTPPLRTISPGRVFRNEAISSRSHCIFHQVEGLYIDKDVSFADLKQTLLYFTKEMFGKSKIRLRPSYFPFTEPSAEVDIYWGLKTETDYRITKGTGWLEIMGCGMVDPNVLKNCNIDPTEYSGFAFGMGIERIAMLLYQIGDIRMFFENDVRFLEQFKSNF, encoded by the coding sequence ATGATAGATAAAATAAAGGAATACATCGGTGAGGCGGAATACTTTACCACTGATAACAAAGAGACGCTTGAAGCATTTAGAATAAAATTCTTATCTAAAAAGGGAATTTTAAACGACTTATTTGCACACTTTAAAACTGTGTCTAATGAGCAAAAGAAAGAGTTTGGTCAAGCTATCAATCTATTAAAAAACACTGTCGAGAATAAAGTAAAATCTATTCAAGATGAACTAGAATCTAAAGATGTACAAGGTCTTTACGGTGACTTGACACGTCCTGGATACCCTTTAGACTTAGGTTCTAGACACCCAATATCTCTAGTTAAAAACCAAATTGTAGATATTTTTAATAACATTGGTTTTAATATTTCTGAAGGGCCAGAGATTGAAGATGACTGGCATAACTTCTCTGCGTTGAACTTCCCAGAGTATCACCCTGCGCGTGATATGCAAGATACGTTCTTCGTTCAGACTAATCCAGAACAACTATTGCGTACACATACATCTTCTGTACAGACTCGTTATATGGAGAAGAATACACCACCATTGAGAACTATATCTCCAGGGCGTGTATTCAGAAACGAAGCTATATCATCTCGTTCACACTGTATATTCCACCAAGTAGAAGGTCTTTACATTGATAAAGATGTTTCTTTTGCTGACTTAAAACAGACTTTGTTATACTTCACGAAAGAGATGTTTGGTAAATCTAAGATTAGACTACGTCCATCATACTTCCCATTTACTGAGCCTAGTGCTGAGGTAGATATCTACTGGGGATTAAAGACTGAGACAGACTACCGTATTACTAAAGGTACTGGATGGTTAGAAATAATGGGATGTGGTATGGTTGACCCTAACGTTCTTAAGAACTGTAATATCGACCCTACTGAGTACAGTGGTTTTGCCTTTGGTATGGGGATAGAGCGTATTGCTATGCTGTTATACCAAATCGGAGATATCCGTATGTTCTTTGAGAACGATGTACGTTTCTTAGAACAATTTAAATCGAACTTCTAA
- the argH gene encoding argininosuccinate lyase — protein sequence MKLWQKNTTVDSSVDTFTVGQDRVLDMNLAAFDVMGSLAHTQMLESIGLLESEDLVVIQKELKQIYQEILAGQFEIEDDVEDIHSQVELLLTRRIGDAGKKIHSGRSRNDQVLVDLKLYFRHEIEEIVIKTKEVFDTLQQLSNQYKDVLLPGYTHLQIAMPSSFGLWFGAYAESLVDDLEMMLAAWKVTNKNPLGSAAGYGSSFPLNRQMTTDLLGFQSMNYNVVYAQMGRGKTERILAQGLSSIAATLAKFAMDGCLYMSQNMGFIKFPDHLTTGSSIMPHKKNPDVLELIRSKCNKIQALPNEIALMTTNLPSGYHRDLQLLKENLFPAFTSLKECLDILRLMLDNIEVNKEILSDPKYDYLFSVEVVNEYVLKGMPFREAYKEIGLSIEAGTYQPSKEVNHTHEGSVGNLMNDAIKGEFDRVYGAFNFDQVNEKLVSLVL from the coding sequence ATGAAATTATGGCAAAAGAATACTACTGTAGATAGTTCTGTAGACACTTTCACAGTAGGACAAGATAGAGTGTTAGATATGAACCTTGCGGCATTTGACGTTATGGGGTCACTGGCACATACACAGATGTTAGAAAGCATAGGATTACTAGAGTCAGAAGATTTAGTAGTGATTCAAAAAGAATTAAAACAAATATACCAAGAGATATTAGCTGGTCAATTCGAGATAGAAGATGATGTAGAAGATATACACTCTCAAGTAGAGTTGTTATTGACTAGAAGAATAGGTGACGCTGGTAAAAAGATACATTCAGGACGTTCAAGAAACGACCAAGTATTAGTAGACCTTAAACTTTATTTTCGCCATGAGATAGAAGAGATAGTGATCAAGACTAAAGAGGTGTTCGATACGCTACAGCAGTTGAGTAATCAGTATAAAGATGTCTTATTACCTGGGTATACTCACCTGCAGATAGCGATGCCTTCTTCATTTGGATTGTGGTTTGGAGCATATGCAGAGAGTTTAGTAGATGATCTAGAGATGATGTTAGCAGCGTGGAAAGTAACGAATAAGAATCCGTTAGGATCTGCTGCAGGTTATGGTTCGTCATTCCCATTAAATAGGCAGATGACTACAGATCTATTAGGATTTCAATCTATGAACTATAATGTGGTCTATGCTCAGATGGGGAGAGGGAAGACAGAGCGTATATTAGCACAGGGACTAAGTTCTATAGCGGCTACTTTAGCGAAGTTCGCGATGGATGGTTGTCTATATATGAGTCAGAATATGGGCTTTATCAAATTCCCAGATCATTTGACTACAGGCTCGAGTATTATGCCTCATAAGAAGAATCCTGACGTATTAGAGCTAATTAGGTCAAAATGTAATAAGATACAAGCTTTGCCTAATGAAATAGCTTTAATGACTACTAATTTGCCTTCTGGATACCACAGGGATCTTCAGTTGTTAAAAGAGAATTTATTTCCTGCTTTTACATCGTTAAAAGAGTGTTTAGATATCTTGAGACTGATGTTAGATAATATAGAGGTGAATAAAGAGATATTAAGCGATCCGAAATACGACTATTTGTTTAGTGTTGAGGTCGTGAATGAATATGTGCTAAAAGGGATGCCATTTAGAGAAGCATATAAAGAGATAGGGCTGTCGATAGAGGCAGGTACTTATCAACCGTCAAAAGAGGTAAATCATACACACGAAGGTAGTGTAGGTAACCTGATGAACGATGCAATCAAAGGAGAGTTTGACCGTGTATATGGGGCATTCAACTTTGACCAAGTAAATGAGAAACTAGTAAGTTTAGTGTTGTGA
- a CDS encoding ferredoxin--NADP reductase gives MSRFNLLTVKEVRRETPNAVSIVFDIPANLKEEFAFTAGQYLNIKYQHEGKEIRRAYSICSTPTSGEVRVAVKKVEHGVFSTFANETLKAGDQLEVESPEGRFMLEPNPTVANNYAAFVAGSGITPVMAILKTVLEQEPNSKFVLVYGNKNAEETIFYKELHDLQAQYPERLNVYFVYSRIRENDSIFGRIDKANINFVVNNKHKDTAFDHYYLCGPEDMINTVSTTLQEKGVSKDKIAFEIFTPNTDGVDPVQADGGTTRVTTLVDDEETTFEMPKSEVLLNGVLKAGVDAPYSCQGGICSSCMCKIVKGSAVMKKNSILSDDEIADGIILSCQAIVTSDEIYVDYDDV, from the coding sequence ATGTCAAGATTCAACCTATTAACTGTAAAAGAAGTTCGCAGAGAAACTCCTAATGCAGTATCAATAGTATTTGATATTCCTGCCAACCTAAAAGAGGAATTTGCATTCACAGCAGGTCAATATCTTAATATTAAATACCAACACGAGGGGAAAGAGATTCGTAGAGCTTACTCTATCTGCTCTACTCCTACTAGTGGAGAAGTACGTGTAGCAGTAAAAAAAGTAGAACACGGTGTGTTCTCTACTTTTGCAAACGAAACACTGAAAGCCGGTGATCAGCTAGAAGTAGAGAGCCCAGAAGGAAGATTCATGTTAGAGCCTAACCCTACTGTCGCGAATAACTATGCAGCATTTGTAGCAGGTAGTGGTATCACTCCTGTGATGGCTATCCTAAAGACAGTATTAGAACAAGAGCCTAACAGCAAGTTCGTATTAGTATATGGAAACAAGAATGCTGAAGAAACAATATTCTACAAAGAATTACACGACTTACAAGCACAATATCCTGAACGTCTAAATGTGTACTTCGTATACTCACGTATCAGAGAGAATGACTCTATCTTTGGGCGAATTGACAAAGCGAACATTAACTTCGTCGTAAACAATAAACATAAAGATACTGCATTTGACCACTACTACTTATGCGGGCCAGAAGATATGATCAATACAGTGAGCACTACGCTTCAAGAGAAAGGTGTCTCTAAAGACAAAATCGCTTTTGAGATCTTTACTCCTAATACAGATGGTGTAGATCCTGTACAAGCAGACGGAGGTACTACTAGAGTAACTACACTAGTAGATGATGAAGAAACTACTTTTGAGATGCCGAAGAGCGAAGTATTGCTTAATGGTGTTCTTAAAGCAGGTGTTGACGCACCCTATTCTTGTCAAGGAGGTATCTGTAGCTCTTGTATGTGTAAGATAGTAAAAGGATCTGCTGTGATGAAAAAGAACAGTATCCTGTCTGACGACGAAATAGCAGACGGTATAATCCTATCGTGTCAAGCTATCGTTACTTCAGACGAAATTTATGTAGACTACGACGACGTTTAA
- a CDS encoding M20 family metallo-hydrolase: protein MKDNLSQQAIALLEQLIATPSFSKEEHLTSDLISNFLEKHGVSIHRELFNVWAFNKHYDPSKPTILLNSHHDTVRPNKDYTRDPFKPEVIDGKLYGLGSNDAGGCLVSLIATFLYFYEQEGLKYNFCIAATAEEEISGNDGLEYVIPKLGELEFAIVGEPTQMHLAVAERGLMVLDCVAHGRSGHAARNEGDNAIFKAIKDIEWFNTYQFPKVSEEFGPIKMSVTMINAGTQHNVVPSTCDFVVDVRVTDAYTNEEVLDMVRKHVDCDVNARSTRLKPSSIAKDHPIVQAGIALGRTTYGSPTTSDQALLSIPSLKCGPGDSARSHTADEFVYVNEIEEGIALYIEMLKQIV, encoded by the coding sequence ATGAAAGATAACTTATCACAACAGGCTATAGCTTTATTAGAGCAGTTAATAGCTACTCCATCATTTAGTAAGGAAGAACACCTTACTTCTGATCTTATTTCTAATTTCTTAGAGAAGCATGGAGTATCTATACACCGAGAACTTTTTAATGTTTGGGCTTTTAATAAACATTATGATCCGAGTAAACCGACTATTCTATTAAACTCTCACCACGATACGGTGAGACCGAATAAAGATTATACTCGTGACCCTTTTAAACCTGAGGTGATAGATGGAAAATTATATGGATTAGGGAGTAATGATGCAGGGGGATGCTTAGTATCGCTTATCGCTACATTTCTTTATTTCTACGAGCAAGAAGGGTTAAAATATAACTTCTGTATCGCTGCTACGGCAGAAGAAGAGATATCGGGTAATGATGGCTTAGAATATGTAATACCTAAATTAGGAGAATTAGAGTTCGCTATTGTAGGAGAACCTACACAAATGCACTTAGCTGTAGCAGAACGTGGACTAATGGTACTCGACTGTGTAGCTCATGGGCGCTCAGGACATGCAGCGCGTAATGAAGGAGATAATGCGATATTTAAAGCGATAAAAGATATAGAGTGGTTTAATACCTATCAGTTCCCTAAGGTATCTGAAGAGTTTGGACCGATTAAGATGAGTGTAACGATGATCAACGCAGGTACACAACATAACGTGGTTCCATCTACATGTGACTTCGTGGTGGATGTACGTGTGACAGATGCTTATACGAACGAAGAGGTGTTAGATATGGTCAGAAAACACGTAGACTGTGATGTCAATGCGCGTTCTACTCGATTAAAACCATCTTCGATAGCAAAGGATCATCCGATCGTACAGGCGGGTATCGCATTAGGCAGAACGACTTATGGTTCGCCGACTACGAGTGACCAAGCTTTATTAAGTATTCCATCGCTTAAGTGTGGACCTGGAGACTCTGCTCGCTCACATACAGCAGACGAATTCGTCTATGTAAATGAGATCGAAGAGGGAATAGCCTTGTATATAGAGATGTTAAAACAAATCGTGTAG
- a CDS encoding DUF5686 and carboxypeptidase regulatory-like domain-containing protein, whose product MKQFITLFTLLFGLAVFGQLKGSIKDKEGKPISYTTVYLEKSQQNTISNEQGLYELNLSQKGEYTVVYQFLGYKTLRKNITHTGAVQEVNVVLESEDFILEDIVITAGKNPADDLIRLAIKNKQKNTEGMSAFTADFYSKGMLKTLKMSKFFQKKVQVNGSGLSGVDSLGRGIVYLSETVSSLKYQKPNKLKEHIIASKVSGSNSGYSFNTADESFYDFYDNHIVIGEMDTKLISPIADAAFSYYKYTLEATFRDQGVLINKIKVMPKSAAQPVFSGDIYLVDGIGAIYGVDLKVTGVSVQQPLIEEINVSQNFSYNEDNKSWVKRSQNLDLVFGALGVQIQAVFLSVFNNYNFTPNFTRASFDKEILSFAKDVNKKGDDFWEQNRLFALSETELNDYRVKDSIRLVKESPAYKDSIRKKYNRFKVGDVFGGYNYRGEDNKYSIGYTGLIGIDKPGFNTVQGFNMKTDVYGSIYDKDKVGYTYGRASFDYGFASDRLRVYGKLLRQFKGESKSAVYIEGGSKIDQYNKENIPELLNTAFSLLMRKNYAKYYNHNDIYVGYYGQFFNEALKVHTAIGYEDRSPLYNNANGSFYKGGRAYTSNDPLAPLDMNSSPIRDHHLYKFRVGTTLSLGMNYVSYPDKRIYMRNPSYPLIEVNYEKGFSGSNKGLEYDKLEARFSQGLTVSNKGRFEYNVLMGKYFGADGISYVDRKHFTGNETHLNITNDRLTSFNLLPYYALSTNKSYVESHFEYDFKGFLINKVPLLRETGWNVVLGYHNAMVSDIKPYHEFTAGLSNFGFGKINFFRIDYVRSYQGGSFAKDGIMIGVKKSF is encoded by the coding sequence ATGAAACAATTTATTACACTTTTTACGCTTCTGTTTGGTTTGGCTGTATTCGGTCAACTAAAGGGAAGTATAAAAGACAAAGAGGGTAAGCCCATTAGTTATACTACGGTATATCTAGAGAAAAGCCAACAGAATACAATAAGTAATGAACAGGGATTATATGAATTAAATCTATCTCAGAAGGGGGAGTACACAGTCGTATATCAATTCTTAGGCTATAAGACGTTGCGAAAGAATATTACCCATACTGGAGCTGTCCAAGAGGTAAATGTGGTGCTGGAGTCTGAAGACTTTATATTAGAAGATATCGTGATCACGGCAGGTAAGAACCCTGCAGATGATTTGATCAGACTAGCGATAAAGAACAAACAGAAGAATACGGAAGGTATGTCTGCTTTTACCGCAGATTTTTATTCTAAAGGGATGTTGAAGACGCTGAAGATGTCTAAATTTTTTCAAAAGAAGGTACAGGTGAATGGAAGTGGATTATCTGGTGTGGATTCACTGGGTAGAGGAATAGTGTATCTGTCAGAGACCGTGTCTAGCCTAAAGTATCAAAAACCGAACAAACTAAAGGAACATATCATCGCGTCTAAGGTAAGTGGTAGTAATAGTGGATATAGCTTTAATACTGCGGATGAGTCATTCTATGACTTCTATGATAATCATATCGTGATCGGTGAGATGGACACTAAACTAATCTCTCCGATAGCAGATGCAGCGTTCTCATACTATAAATACACGCTAGAGGCTACCTTCAGAGATCAAGGTGTATTGATAAATAAGATCAAGGTGATGCCTAAGTCTGCTGCTCAGCCTGTGTTCTCTGGAGATATTTATCTAGTAGACGGTATAGGAGCTATATATGGTGTAGACTTAAAAGTAACAGGTGTAAGTGTACAACAACCACTGATAGAAGAAATCAATGTGAGTCAGAACTTTAGTTATAATGAGGACAATAAGAGCTGGGTGAAGCGCTCGCAGAACCTTGACTTAGTGTTTGGAGCATTAGGAGTACAGATACAAGCAGTGTTTTTAAGTGTGTTTAACAACTATAACTTTACACCTAACTTCACTAGAGCGAGTTTTGATAAAGAGATTTTATCTTTTGCAAAGGATGTAAATAAGAAAGGGGATGACTTCTGGGAGCAGAATAGATTATTTGCTTTGTCAGAAACAGAATTGAATGATTATCGTGTGAAGGATAGTATAAGGCTAGTGAAAGAGTCTCCTGCGTATAAAGATAGTATTCGAAAAAAATATAATAGATTTAAAGTAGGTGATGTATTCGGTGGTTATAACTATAGAGGAGAAGATAATAAGTATAGTATTGGATATACTGGATTAATAGGCATAGATAAGCCTGGATTTAATACTGTGCAGGGGTTCAATATGAAGACAGATGTATATGGTTCTATCTATGATAAGGATAAGGTAGGGTATACATATGGTAGAGCTAGTTTTGACTATGGGTTTGCTTCTGATAGACTGAGGGTGTATGGAAAGTTATTGCGCCAGTTTAAAGGGGAATCTAAATCAGCAGTGTATATAGAAGGAGGAAGTAAAATAGATCAGTATAATAAAGAGAATATACCAGAGCTACTAAATACTGCATTCTCACTATTAATGAGAAAGAACTATGCGAAGTACTATAATCACAATGATATATATGTAGGGTATTACGGTCAGTTCTTCAATGAGGCTCTAAAAGTACATACTGCGATAGGGTATGAGGATAGAAGTCCTCTGTATAATAATGCTAATGGCTCATTCTATAAAGGCGGTAGAGCATATACGTCTAATGACCCACTAGCGCCTCTAGATATGAATAGTAGCCCTATCAGAGATCATCACTTATACAAGTTTAGAGTAGGGACTACACTATCATTAGGGATGAACTATGTAAGCTATCCTGACAAGCGTATCTATATGCGAAATCCTAGCTATCCTCTGATAGAGGTGAACTATGAAAAGGGATTTAGTGGTAGTAATAAAGGGCTAGAATACGATAAGCTGGAAGCTAGGTTTAGCCAAGGACTAACGGTGAGTAATAAAGGGAGATTTGAGTATAATGTATTGATGGGTAAATATTTTGGTGCTGATGGAATCTCTTATGTGGATAGAAAACATTTCACAGGTAACGAGACTCATCTAAATATCACGAATGATAGACTGACTTCGTTTAATCTATTACCGTATTATGCTCTGAGTACAAATAAGTCTTATGTAGAGAGTCATTTTGAGTATGATTTTAAAGGATTCTTAATTAATAAGGTTCCTTTGTTAAGAGAGACGGGGTGGAATGTAGTACTAGGATACCACAATGCTATGGTAAGTGATATAAAGCCATATCACGAGTTTACAGCCGGTTTGTCTAACTTCGGATTTGGAAAGATTAATTTCTTCCGTATAGACTACGTACGCTCTTATCAGGGAGGGTCATTTGCTAAAGATGGTATTATGATAGGAGTGAAGAAAAGCTTTTAG
- the argB gene encoding acetylglutamate kinase codes for MQSLTVIKIGGNIVDNESALSVFLDTYAKIEGPKVLVHGGGKLATRMATQLGIETQMVNGRRITDDAMLPIAVMVYAGLINKQITAQLQARGCDAMGISGADAKLIQSRKRPIEPINYGYVGDFEASDVNVVRLKQLIEIGINPVFSAITADKEGQLLNTNADTIASNLAVALAAEYKVALVYCFERKGVLQDMNNEDSVITTINQENFTQLKQQGVIADGMLPKITNALAAVNQGVNRVCIKKAEDLLDEMAGTTIKL; via the coding sequence ATGCAAAGCCTTACAGTTATTAAGATAGGAGGGAATATCGTTGATAATGAGTCTGCGTTAAGCGTTTTTTTAGACACTTATGCAAAAATAGAAGGACCGAAGGTCTTAGTGCATGGTGGTGGAAAGTTAGCTACGCGTATGGCTACGCAGTTGGGGATAGAAACTCAAATGGTCAATGGGCGTCGTATCACAGATGATGCGATGTTACCCATAGCTGTAATGGTGTATGCAGGATTAATAAATAAACAAATCACGGCTCAGCTTCAGGCGAGAGGTTGTGATGCGATGGGAATCTCAGGAGCAGATGCTAAGCTTATACAGAGTCGTAAACGCCCTATAGAACCAATTAATTATGGTTATGTGGGAGATTTTGAAGCAAGCGATGTGAATGTGGTTCGTCTAAAACAATTGATAGAGATTGGGATTAACCCTGTATTCTCTGCAATTACGGCTGATAAGGAAGGCCAACTACTAAACACTAATGCAGATACCATAGCTTCTAATTTAGCTGTTGCTTTAGCTGCTGAATACAAGGTGGCTTTAGTGTACTGTTTTGAACGCAAAGGTGTGTTGCAAGACATGAACAACGAAGACTCTGTGATAACGACCATTAATCAAGAGAACTTCACACAACTAAAACAACAAGGGGTGATAGCAGATGGTATGTTGCCAAAGATAACAAACGCTTTGGCGGCTGTCAACCAAGGAGTAAACAGAGTATGTATCAAGAAGGCTGAGGATCTATTAGATGAAATGGCTGGTACTACGATTAAACTCTAA
- a CDS encoding acetylornithine carbamoyltransferase, whose translation MKQFFSVNDISSLSNAVKDALACKANPFAEETLGKHKTIGLVFLNPSLRTRMSTQKAAANLGMNVMVMNMTSDGWALETKDGVVMDGNTAEHIREAAAVMGEYCDILGLRSFPGLKDAEEDYSEELFSKFAKYCGKPVVSLESATRHPLQSFTDLITIVEHFDYKYDEAQEKLVPQGKKPKVVLTWAPHVKALPQAVPNSFAEWMCRAQAEGLVDFVVTHPEGYALKEEFTQGATVTMNQDEALADADFIYVKNWSSYENYGQITCTDSSWMLTLDKLKATNQAKVMHCLPVRRDLVISSEVLDSEHAIVIQEAGNRVWAAQSVLKEMLKKQ comes from the coding sequence ATGAAACAATTTTTCTCCGTTAACGATATATCATCTCTATCTAATGCTGTAAAAGACGCATTAGCATGTAAGGCAAATCCTTTTGCAGAAGAGACTCTTGGTAAGCATAAGACGATAGGTTTAGTATTCTTAAACCCAAGTTTGCGTACGAGGATGAGTACTCAGAAGGCTGCGGCTAACTTAGGGATGAATGTTATGGTGATGAATATGACATCTGATGGATGGGCTTTAGAGACGAAAGACGGTGTCGTGATGGATGGAAATACAGCAGAACATATTAGAGAAGCTGCAGCTGTGATGGGGGAGTACTGTGATATCTTAGGACTTCGTTCTTTCCCAGGACTTAAAGATGCAGAAGAGGATTATAGTGAAGAGCTATTTAGCAAGTTCGCTAAATATTGTGGAAAACCTGTAGTGAGTTTAGAGAGTGCGACAAGACATCCTTTACAGAGTTTTACGGACTTAATCACTATCGTAGAGCACTTTGATTATAAATATGACGAAGCACAAGAGAAGTTAGTCCCTCAAGGGAAGAAACCTAAAGTAGTACTTACTTGGGCTCCTCACGTAAAGGCATTGCCACAGGCAGTACCGAACTCTTTCGCAGAGTGGATGTGTAGAGCACAAGCAGAAGGTCTTGTTGATTTTGTAGTTACTCATCCTGAAGGATATGCGCTTAAAGAAGAGTTTACTCAAGGGGCGACAGTGACTATGAATCAAGATGAGGCATTAGCTGATGCAGATTTCATCTATGTAAAAAACTGGTCAAGTTATGAAAACTACGGACAGATAACATGTACAGACTCTTCTTGGATGTTAACTTTAGATAAATTAAAGGCAACTAACCAAGCGAAAGTAATGCACTGTCTGCCGGTTAGACGTGATTTAGTAATCTCTTCTGAAGTATTAGATAGTGAGCACGCTATCGTGATCCAAGAAGCGGGTAACAGAGTATGGGCTGCACAGTCAGTATTAAAAGAAATGCTTAAAAAACAATAA
- a CDS encoding CvpA family protein, with the protein MFLDFLFLIAIGFAIFKGAKDGLFISVVSFLSLFIGMIGALKFSNIIKDFLMNSLGWESPSIPLLAFVVAFFLAILAARFVAKVVTKFFETVFLGFFNRVFGAVFQILIVVLIGSIFLSIFDEINNIFTFVQHDTLMNSVSYKIYMTLSESILPSLYDLVKSLFSKSIDLLKEVNEQQPVSVQ; encoded by the coding sequence ATGTTTTTAGATTTTTTATTCCTTATTGCTATTGGCTTTGCCATATTTAAAGGAGCAAAGGATGGTTTATTCATCTCTGTAGTTTCTTTCTTATCTTTATTTATAGGAATGATAGGAGCTCTAAAATTCTCTAATATCATTAAGGATTTCTTAATGAATTCATTAGGATGGGAATCGCCATCAATCCCATTATTGGCTTTTGTTGTTGCTTTCTTTTTAGCTATTCTAGCAGCTAGATTTGTAGCGAAGGTGGTGACTAAGTTTTTTGAGACTGTTTTTTTAGGGTTCTTTAATCGAGTATTTGGAGCAGTATTTCAGATTTTGATTGTTGTTTTAATAGGAAGTATATTCTTATCTATATTTGATGAGATTAATAATATATTCACTTTTGTTCAACATGATACATTGATGAACTCTGTGAGTTATAAGATATATATGACATTATCAGAGTCTATTCTTCCTAGCTTATATGATTTGGTAAAATCTCTATTCAGCAAGAGCATTGACCTATTGAAAGAGGTAAATGAACAACAACCTGTTTCTGTACAGTAA